The proteins below are encoded in one region of Sphingobacterium sp. R2:
- the recN gene encoding DNA repair protein RecN has product MLDTLHIKNYALINELEIQFDKGLNMITGETGAGKSIIMGALSLILGNRVEGKYFLDPTKKCVIEGEFKIGPYRLLNFFEENDLDYADHTIIRREIAPDGKSRAFINDSPVTLTILKQLGEQLIDVHSQHATLQINTEEFQFLVVDSVAGTFALKQDYRDSFFAYKKAKKELEEFKELVKKAALEQDYFQFQFDELDAAQLVSDEQGQLEIQQRQLENAEDIKRALTAASQLLENDDMAVLSRLKDAMSQVDGITSFLPETADLAARLRSTWIELKDVAAELSALEEETQIDEGTLLEINERLSLLYSLQKKHHVDSVEELIRLRDELESKLMAINSSDEQLERLEKEVVVKLNIAQKKGKELSVGRSKVLALIAKEVQATLANVGMPNARLQINLEPLKEGEMRESGMDAIQFLFSANKGQELQFIHKVASGGELSRVMLAIKSLVAKTSALPTIIFDEIDTGISGEVALRVGEVMESLAENMQVIAISHLPQIAAKGAAHYKVYKEDKANRTISNIIRLNTAGRVAEIAQMLSGANPTDAALEHAELLLKGS; this is encoded by the coding sequence ATGCTGGATACCTTACATATTAAAAATTATGCGCTTATAAACGAATTGGAAATCCAGTTCGATAAAGGTTTGAATATGATTACCGGGGAGACTGGGGCTGGTAAATCCATTATTATGGGAGCGCTGTCGCTAATTTTAGGAAATAGAGTAGAGGGAAAGTACTTTTTGGATCCAACGAAGAAGTGTGTGATTGAGGGAGAATTTAAAATAGGTCCTTACAGATTACTCAATTTTTTCGAAGAAAATGACCTAGATTATGCAGATCATACCATTATTCGAAGAGAAATCGCTCCCGATGGTAAATCCCGAGCATTTATTAATGATTCTCCTGTTACCCTAACTATTCTCAAGCAATTGGGCGAACAATTGATCGATGTACATTCTCAGCATGCAACATTGCAGATCAATACGGAAGAGTTCCAATTTTTAGTGGTCGACAGTGTCGCGGGCACATTTGCATTAAAGCAAGATTATCGAGATAGTTTCTTTGCTTATAAGAAAGCAAAAAAGGAACTCGAAGAATTTAAGGAGCTAGTAAAAAAGGCTGCATTAGAACAAGATTATTTTCAGTTCCAATTTGATGAACTTGATGCAGCGCAATTGGTGTCCGATGAGCAGGGGCAGCTCGAAATACAACAGCGCCAATTGGAAAATGCAGAAGATATTAAGCGAGCGCTAACTGCTGCATCGCAGCTATTGGAAAATGATGATATGGCTGTTTTAAGCCGTTTGAAGGACGCTATGAGCCAAGTAGATGGTATCACTTCATTTCTTCCTGAAACAGCAGATTTGGCTGCGCGGTTAAGGAGCACATGGATTGAGCTCAAGGACGTTGCCGCAGAGTTAAGTGCGCTTGAAGAAGAGACACAAATTGACGAGGGTACTTTGTTGGAAATTAACGAGCGCCTGAGCTTACTCTATTCATTACAGAAGAAACATCATGTGGACTCCGTTGAGGAGCTTATTCGGCTCAGGGATGAGCTTGAGTCCAAGTTGATGGCCATAAATTCTTCTGATGAGCAATTGGAGCGGCTGGAAAAAGAAGTCGTAGTTAAGTTGAACATTGCTCAGAAAAAGGGTAAGGAACTATCAGTAGGCAGGAGCAAAGTGTTGGCGTTAATCGCAAAAGAAGTGCAAGCTACCTTAGCAAATGTGGGAATGCCCAATGCACGTCTTCAAATTAATTTAGAGCCCTTAAAGGAAGGAGAGATGAGGGAATCCGGAATGGATGCAATCCAATTTTTGTTCTCTGCCAATAAGGGGCAGGAATTGCAATTCATTCATAAAGTGGCCTCTGGTGGTGAGCTTTCACGGGTGATGTTAGCCATAAAATCATTAGTTGCTAAAACGTCGGCCTTGCCGACTATTATTTTTGATGAAATCGATACCGGGATCTCTGGTGAAGTGGCGTTGCGTGTGGGTGAAGTAATGGAAAGTCTAGCGGAGAATATGCAGGTCATTGCTATTTCACATTTACCCCAGATTGCCGCTAAAGGTGCTGCCCATTATAAAGTGTACAAAGAAGATAAAGCCAATCGGACAATATCCAACATTATTCGATTGAACACTGCGGGTAGGGTTGCTGAAATAGCGCAGATGCTCAGCGGAGCCAATCCAACGGATGCTGCACTGGAGCATGCGGAGTTGTTATTGAAGGGTTCATAA